The Archangium lipolyticum genome contains a region encoding:
- a CDS encoding flippase-like domain-containing protein — protein MRASPPDPSTPSARPKLQPRGVVLHAAGLLVAAACLHGAFREVDLSRAWGAVALLGPTVLLVPLPYALSATVDGVAWSRILAVLERRVAPLRLLSFRLSADALLISLPGGAFFAETLKPMLLTRRCGVPLHESVSVLAARKCLIVLGHGLFLGLGVALGWDFLVTSSQRVLGVSGLPHLAMGAALALILLAGGSAWSLGGGALAGRLGRLLERLPSRGLKRWLEGRKAGFARADGHLGRMLAPRESLLPALLYVGMWVADATETFLLLRLLGLEVGFGEALALEGIMSVLKVLVFFVPAGLGVQDAGYAAFIGGLAGPGALHLAAAFVLLKRAREVLLIAVGYGLLLSQRKARRLEMAPTA, from the coding sequence TTGAGAGCCAGCCCCCCTGATCCCTCCACGCCCTCCGCCCGCCCGAAGCTCCAGCCGCGCGGAGTGGTACTCCATGCCGCCGGCCTGCTGGTCGCCGCCGCCTGCCTCCATGGAGCCTTTCGCGAGGTGGACCTGTCGCGCGCCTGGGGCGCCGTCGCGCTGCTCGGCCCCACCGTGCTGCTCGTCCCACTGCCCTATGCCCTCTCGGCGACCGTGGATGGGGTGGCCTGGAGCCGCATCCTCGCCGTGCTCGAGCGACGCGTGGCGCCGCTGAGGCTCCTCTCCTTCCGGCTCTCCGCGGACGCCCTGCTCATCAGCCTCCCCGGCGGCGCCTTCTTCGCCGAGACGCTCAAGCCCATGCTCCTCACGCGCCGCTGTGGCGTGCCCCTCCACGAGAGCGTGAGCGTCCTCGCCGCCCGCAAGTGCCTCATCGTCCTCGGCCATGGCCTCTTCCTGGGCCTGGGCGTGGCGCTCGGGTGGGACTTCCTCGTCACCAGTTCCCAGCGCGTGCTCGGCGTCTCCGGGCTCCCGCACCTGGCGATGGGAGCGGCCCTGGCCCTCATCCTCCTGGCCGGTGGCTCGGCGTGGAGCCTCGGCGGGGGGGCGCTGGCCGGACGGCTGGGACGGCTCCTGGAGCGCCTCCCCAGCCGAGGCCTGAAGCGCTGGCTCGAGGGACGCAAGGCGGGCTTCGCGCGTGCGGACGGGCACCTCGGGAGGATGCTGGCTCCGCGCGAGTCCCTGCTGCCAGCCCTGCTCTACGTGGGCATGTGGGTGGCCGATGCCACCGAGACCTTCCTCCTGCTGCGCCTGCTCGGCCTGGAGGTGGGCTTTGGCGAGGCGCTCGCCCTGGAAGGCATCATGTCGGTGCTCAAGGTGCTCGTCTTCTTCGTGCCCGCGGGGCTGGGCGTGCAGGACGCTGGCTACGCGGCCTTCATCGGAGGCCTCGCCGGCCCGGGGGCGCTGCACCTGGCCGCCGCCTTCGTCCTGCTCAAGCGCGCCCGTGAGGTGCTGCTCATCGCCGTGGGCTACGGGCTGCTGTTGTCACAGCGCAAGGCGCGGAGGCTGGAGATGGCGCCCACGGCATGA
- a CDS encoding GNAT family N-acetyltransferase, with amino-acid sequence MRSSLHIRPYHPDDRDAVYDICVRTGADGQDARGLYRSDELLPDVYAGPYLELEPQLAFVVDEGGRAVGYVLGAADTPAFVEAWHARWLPRVAGRHPRPVEPALSAEERLIARLHHPEWMLAPELAPHPAHLHVNLLPHVQGAGFGRRLVETFLAAAAAVGAPSLHLGTSNDNTQALRFYERLGFQRLTVAGDVGTTYFHCPTGTRG; translated from the coding sequence ATGCGCTCCTCCCTTCATATTCGGCCCTACCACCCGGATGACCGGGATGCTGTGTATGACATCTGTGTGCGTACGGGTGCGGACGGGCAGGATGCTCGGGGTCTCTACCGGAGCGACGAGCTGCTGCCCGACGTCTACGCGGGCCCCTACCTCGAGCTCGAGCCGCAACTGGCGTTCGTGGTCGATGAGGGCGGACGCGCGGTCGGGTACGTGCTCGGCGCCGCCGACACGCCGGCCTTCGTGGAGGCCTGGCATGCCCGGTGGCTGCCGCGCGTGGCTGGCCGTCATCCCCGCCCGGTCGAGCCGGCCCTCTCCGCGGAAGAGCGGCTGATCGCCAGGCTGCACCATCCCGAGTGGATGCTGGCGCCCGAGCTGGCCCCCCACCCGGCGCACCTGCATGTCAACCTGCTCCCCCATGTGCAGGGGGCCGGTTTCGGCCGGCGCCTCGTGGAGACATTCCTTGCCGCGGCGGCCGCCGTGGGCGCGCCCTCGCTCCATCTGGGCACGAGCAACGACAATACCCAGGCACTGCGTTTCTATGAGCGTCTGGGCTTCCAGAGGCTCACCGTGGCGGGAGACGTGGGTACCACGTATTTCCACTGCCCCACGGGGACGCGCGGTTGA
- a CDS encoding GMC oxidoreductase, whose amino-acid sequence MAQSTRTLIIGSGVAGSLIAQEMLRKGHGPVVMLEAGPAVPMRDRRAWLDHVMNGRLPYTSLYDQPDDFSSSGVVPWQITGGRIIGRGGSTLHWGGWAPRFQPEDFRLKSNTNQGMDWPFDYAALEPYYCKAEQFLQVAGDSTPPPFRSQPYPFPPPPYPALAAPIIQSLQSFGYSFQHMPMARNTEPIAGRPACVTTGTCDYCPIGARFTGDQPLERLETDTRFTLQLHSAVRKILMSSRKQVTGVEYVDTRNGEVHTIEAEHVFICAGAIETPKLLLASANTYWDTGIGNGADLVGRYLVASPFLSSQAIASSNPNKLQAELNFPTLCTRQWDTASQQAQGKVLVTANYNTPFLNLGTLMNQGKTAEEMAAAATGSMKFELWGSLHEFSHAENRVQLGRETTRFGLPKTIIETPRATYDQQVAQGHLDNMKKILVQMGLTPVYEGIYPQRGDHAMGTTRMSASEADGVVTPDLRVHGVDNLYIASNSVFPSGAAANPTLTLVAVILKALESFPVN is encoded by the coding sequence ATGGCGCAGTCCACACGTACGTTGATCATCGGCTCGGGCGTCGCCGGTTCATTGATTGCCCAGGAGATGCTTCGCAAGGGCCATGGCCCCGTGGTCATGTTGGAGGCCGGCCCGGCCGTCCCCATGCGTGATCGCAGAGCCTGGCTCGACCATGTGATGAACGGGCGTCTGCCGTACACCAGCCTGTATGATCAACCCGATGACTTCTCGTCCTCGGGTGTGGTCCCCTGGCAGATCACGGGAGGACGGATCATCGGCCGTGGAGGCTCGACGCTCCACTGGGGTGGCTGGGCACCGCGCTTCCAGCCGGAAGACTTCCGGCTGAAGAGCAACACGAATCAGGGCATGGACTGGCCCTTCGACTATGCCGCGCTCGAGCCCTACTACTGTAAGGCCGAGCAATTCCTGCAGGTGGCTGGCGACTCCACGCCACCTCCGTTCCGGAGCCAGCCGTACCCCTTCCCGCCGCCGCCATACCCCGCGCTGGCGGCGCCGATCATCCAGTCTCTGCAGTCGTTCGGGTATTCCTTCCAGCACATGCCCATGGCTCGCAACACCGAGCCCATCGCCGGCCGGCCTGCCTGCGTGACGACGGGCACCTGCGACTACTGCCCCATTGGCGCTCGCTTCACGGGCGATCAGCCCCTGGAGCGGCTGGAGACCGACACGCGGTTCACGCTCCAGCTCCATTCCGCGGTCCGGAAGATCCTGATGAGCAGCCGGAAACAGGTGACGGGGGTGGAGTACGTCGACACCCGTAACGGCGAGGTCCACACGATCGAGGCGGAGCACGTCTTCATCTGCGCGGGTGCCATCGAGACGCCCAAGCTCCTGCTGGCCTCGGCCAACACCTATTGGGACACGGGCATCGGCAATGGCGCGGACCTGGTGGGGCGCTACCTGGTCGCGTCTCCCTTCCTGTCCTCGCAGGCGATCGCCAGCTCCAATCCGAACAAGCTCCAGGCCGAGCTAAACTTCCCCACGCTCTGCACGCGCCAGTGGGACACCGCCAGCCAGCAGGCGCAGGGCAAGGTGCTGGTGACGGCGAACTACAACACCCCGTTCCTCAACCTCGGCACCCTGATGAACCAGGGAAAGACGGCCGAGGAGATGGCCGCCGCCGCCACAGGGAGCATGAAATTCGAGCTGTGGGGCTCCCTGCACGAGTTCAGCCACGCGGAGAACCGGGTGCAGCTCGGTCGGGAGACGACGCGCTTTGGCCTGCCCAAGACGATCATCGAGACTCCGCGGGCCACCTATGATCAGCAGGTCGCCCAGGGCCACCTCGACAACATGAAGAAGATCCTCGTGCAGATGGGCCTGACGCCCGTGTACGAGGGGATCTACCCCCAGCGCGGCGACCACGCGATGGGGACCACCCGCATGAGCGCCTCGGAGGCAGACGGGGTGGTGACACCGGACCTGCGGGTCCATGGTGTCGACAACCTGTACATCGCCTCCAACTCCGTCTTCCCGTCCGGCGCCGCGGCGAACCCGACGCTCACGCTCGTCGCCGTCATCCTCAAGGCCCTCGAGTCCTTCCCGGTGAACTGA
- a CDS encoding DUF3304 domain-containing protein, whose translation MTGRLVGLWQARRGARTAFLGLLLALAACNESTPREKPVEGPATTADSRILRKRFSLEINGFNYTDLYIDSFSVNGQGGGNINVSSPTSGGGGSVCCVLFSPGSELPLRVKVEWTRDGDRWCEQEVLITGPVPASPTHLGIHFFPDGHIEAELTEHYPTPKLRLDRVDPGKRKESGNTVADEQMGKCRNGR comes from the coding sequence ATGACGGGTCGGTTGGTGGGGCTTTGGCAGGCGCGGCGGGGGGCGCGTACGGCGTTTCTCGGATTGCTGCTGGCCCTGGCCGCTTGCAATGAGTCCACTCCCCGAGAGAAACCGGTTGAAGGGCCCGCCACGACCGCGGATTCCCGGATCTTGCGAAAGCGCTTCTCCCTGGAGATCAACGGCTTCAACTACACCGATCTGTACATCGACAGCTTCTCGGTGAATGGGCAGGGTGGTGGCAACATCAACGTCAGCTCACCGACTTCGGGCGGGGGAGGCAGTGTGTGCTGCGTACTCTTCTCTCCGGGCAGCGAACTCCCTTTGCGAGTCAAAGTCGAATGGACACGCGACGGGGATCGCTGGTGCGAGCAGGAAGTGCTGATCACCGGCCCTGTGCCGGCCTCCCCCACGCACCTGGGAATCCATTTCTTCCCGGATGGGCATATCGAGGCCGAGCTCACAGAACACTACCCCACGCCGAAACTCCGGTTGGACAGAGTGGACCCGGGTAAGCGCAAGGAGTCGGGCAATACCGTGGCGGATGAACAGATGGGGAAATGCCGTAATGGCCGCTGA
- a CDS encoding TldD/PmbA family protein: MRIRTWPVLSLLAASALLTAAAPPPDKRAVLMDAMAEELQRNQQQLKLQNHEPPYFMSYQLKDTEQYGIVARYGAIFQDDTYRDRKLYVDVRVGSYEFDNSGPEEYDFFGGGKGSSYISNKDAPLDDSPLALRTSLWLVTDEKYKAALSSFLKKKAENVYAVEDPKQPPSFSKEKPATYTQPPLAFPFDRERWVRVARDVSSRFKGHPDIFDSEVRVTADKVTRVFVSSEGGRIISEQTMYGLHVMAVTRADDGQLLDNSRNYYSPTEAGLPDEKKLAEATSKVIEELMALRKAPSIDPYTGPAILAPEAAGVLFHETLGHRLEGDRQDGEGEGKTFRGQVGKQVLPTFLSIVDDPTLRTLQGEPLNGYYEYDEEGVKGQRTVLVEKGVLKSYLVSRRPVDGFLQSNGHGRSQGTRKPVARMANLIAESSKQVDDAELKKQLIAEAKRQGKPYGLIIRDITGGNTNTSSYGYQAFKGMPRMVYRVDVKTGQETLVRGVEIVGTPLSSMNRILATGRKQGVFNGFCGAESGNVPVSTVAPAVLLQEIELQRAMEGKDRPPILMSPAASSTASGEVK, from the coding sequence GTGAGAATACGAACCTGGCCAGTCCTCTCGCTGCTCGCCGCTTCCGCCCTGCTCACCGCCGCCGCGCCCCCTCCGGACAAGCGCGCGGTGCTGATGGACGCCATGGCGGAGGAGCTCCAGCGCAACCAGCAGCAGCTCAAGCTGCAGAACCACGAGCCTCCGTACTTCATGAGCTACCAGCTCAAGGACACGGAGCAGTACGGCATCGTCGCCCGCTACGGGGCGATCTTCCAGGATGACACGTATCGGGATCGCAAGCTGTACGTGGACGTGCGGGTGGGCTCGTACGAGTTCGACAACTCGGGCCCCGAGGAGTACGACTTCTTTGGAGGAGGCAAGGGCTCCAGCTACATCTCCAACAAGGACGCGCCGCTGGACGACTCGCCCCTGGCGTTGCGCACCTCGCTGTGGCTGGTGACGGACGAGAAGTACAAGGCCGCGCTCTCCAGCTTCCTCAAGAAGAAGGCGGAGAACGTCTACGCGGTGGAGGATCCGAAGCAGCCGCCGTCCTTCTCCAAGGAGAAGCCGGCGACGTACACGCAGCCGCCGCTGGCCTTCCCGTTCGATCGCGAGCGGTGGGTGCGCGTGGCGCGTGACGTGTCCTCGCGGTTCAAGGGCCACCCGGACATCTTCGACTCGGAGGTGCGGGTGACGGCGGACAAGGTGACGCGCGTCTTCGTGTCGAGCGAGGGGGGGCGCATCATCAGCGAGCAGACGATGTACGGGCTGCACGTGATGGCGGTGACGCGGGCGGACGACGGGCAGCTGCTGGACAACTCGCGCAACTACTACTCGCCCACCGAGGCAGGGCTGCCGGACGAGAAGAAGCTGGCGGAGGCGACGAGCAAGGTGATCGAGGAGCTGATGGCGCTGCGCAAGGCGCCGTCGATCGATCCGTACACGGGGCCTGCGATCCTGGCGCCGGAGGCGGCGGGAGTGCTCTTCCACGAGACGTTGGGGCACCGGCTGGAGGGAGACCGCCAGGATGGGGAAGGGGAGGGGAAGACGTTCCGCGGACAGGTGGGCAAGCAGGTGCTGCCGACGTTCCTGAGCATCGTGGATGACCCGACCCTGCGCACGCTGCAGGGCGAGCCGCTCAACGGCTACTACGAGTACGACGAGGAGGGAGTGAAGGGGCAGAGGACGGTGCTGGTGGAGAAGGGGGTGCTGAAGAGCTACCTGGTGTCGAGGAGGCCGGTGGATGGCTTCCTGCAGTCCAACGGGCACGGGAGGAGCCAGGGGACGCGCAAGCCGGTGGCGCGGATGGCGAACCTGATCGCCGAGTCGTCGAAGCAGGTGGATGACGCGGAGCTGAAGAAGCAGCTGATCGCCGAGGCGAAGCGTCAGGGCAAGCCGTACGGGCTGATCATTCGGGACATCACGGGAGGGAACACGAACACGTCGAGCTACGGGTACCAGGCATTCAAGGGGATGCCGAGGATGGTGTACCGGGTGGACGTGAAGACGGGGCAGGAGACGCTGGTGCGCGGGGTGGAGATCGTGGGCACGCCGTTGTCGTCGATGAACCGGATTCTGGCGACGGGCCGCAAGCAGGGCGTGTTCAACGGCTTCTGCGGTGCGGAGAGCGGGAACGTGCCGGTGTCGACGGTGGCCCCTGCGGTGCTGCTGCAAGAGATTGAGTTGCAGCGGGCGATGGAGGGCAAGGACCGGCCGCCCATCCTGATGAGCCCGGCAGCGAGCAGCACCGCGAGCGGCGAGGTGAAGTAG
- a CDS encoding SDR family oxidoreductase — protein sequence MDKKVVVITGASAGIGAALAEQVGKKGWLAVLAARREPELRQVAARCGSEALPVAADVSRREEVQRVLDAALGRFGRVDVWVNNAGRGISKLVSQLTDDDFDEMMRVNVKSALYGIQTVLPHFQARGSGHIINVSSVLGRVPYVPERSAYNAAKHALNALTANLRQELRERYPGIHVTTFLPGVVATEFGVNALGGGVDSRKIPGAQPVEEVASVLVDVMERPRPDVYSRPEYRQQVLSYYASEDLTFPVPGAPLIKR from the coding sequence ATGGACAAGAAGGTCGTGGTCATCACCGGGGCCAGCGCGGGTATCGGCGCCGCCCTGGCCGAGCAGGTGGGCAAGAAGGGCTGGCTGGCTGTGCTCGCCGCGCGGCGCGAGCCCGAGCTGCGTCAGGTGGCGGCACGCTGCGGGTCCGAGGCGCTTCCGGTCGCCGCCGACGTCTCCCGTCGTGAGGAGGTGCAACGCGTGCTGGACGCGGCGCTCGGCCGCTTCGGACGCGTGGATGTCTGGGTCAACAACGCGGGGCGCGGCATCAGCAAGCTCGTCTCCCAGCTCACCGATGACGACTTCGACGAGATGATGCGTGTCAACGTCAAGTCGGCCCTCTACGGCATCCAAACGGTGCTGCCGCATTTCCAGGCGCGCGGCAGCGGGCACATCATCAACGTGTCCTCCGTGCTGGGGCGGGTGCCCTATGTCCCCGAGCGCTCGGCCTACAACGCGGCCAAGCACGCGCTCAACGCGCTGACGGCCAACCTGCGCCAGGAGCTGCGCGAGCGCTACCCGGGCATCCACGTGACCACGTTCCTTCCGGGCGTGGTGGCCACCGAGTTCGGGGTGAATGCGCTCGGCGGCGGCGTGGACTCGCGCAAGATTCCCGGCGCCCAGCCCGTCGAGGAGGTCGCCTCCGTCCTCGTGGACGTCATGGAGCGGCCCCGCCCCGACGTCTACTCGCGGCCGGAGTACCGGCAGCAGGTCCTCTCCTACTACGCGTCCGAGGACCTGACCTTCCCCGTGCCCGGCGCGCCCCTCATCAAGCGCTGA
- a CDS encoding DHA2 family efflux MFS transporter permease subunit, with protein MPQKEEGSRDIRFWPFMSAIFLGSFISVLSSSSITIAIPEFQRYFGAELSLIQWTLTGFMLAMGTVAPLTGYLGDRFSFKWLYVAALVGFILSSVLCGVAWNTYSIVAFRIVQGAFCGLIMPVTMTLIYQLLPRSRQAMAVSLWTLSAMLAPAFGPTLAGWLITLGNWQWLFFFNVPLGLVAVGLAVRRVPYYRLRVPKSFDLLGLVTVVTSTLSLLMAFSQSGTWGWTSGKTLALFALGVLSLVVFIVRELRTDSPLLDLRVLANARYLVTLIVSSIITISLYSGAFLIPVFLQRIQGVTPLETGLILLPASLAMALLMPLVGRVYGTLGPRTLMAAGVLLIAGGTYALSHLTPEISHTYVLWWMLVRNVGISLSTMPASNAGMEQIPPSLSGHASSISNWLRNVFGSFSIAIFTSLLSTFGAREAAVLMKQGVTEPRQLQLFAFVESINDVYLVATLITLAALPLSLWVRPQPAGLEPSPQAR; from the coding sequence ATGCCCCAGAAAGAAGAAGGGTCCCGCGACATCCGCTTCTGGCCGTTCATGTCGGCCATCTTCCTCGGGTCGTTCATCTCCGTGTTGAGCTCCAGCTCGATCACGATCGCCATTCCCGAGTTCCAGCGGTATTTCGGTGCCGAGCTCTCCCTGATCCAGTGGACCCTGACGGGCTTCATGCTCGCCATGGGCACGGTCGCGCCGCTCACCGGCTACCTCGGCGACCGCTTCAGCTTCAAATGGCTGTACGTGGCCGCCCTGGTGGGGTTCATCCTGTCGTCCGTGCTGTGTGGGGTGGCCTGGAACACCTATTCGATCGTGGCCTTCCGGATCGTCCAGGGCGCGTTCTGCGGCCTCATCATGCCCGTCACCATGACGCTCATCTATCAGCTCCTTCCCCGGAGCCGACAAGCGATGGCCGTCAGTCTCTGGACCCTGTCCGCGATGCTCGCCCCCGCGTTCGGACCGACACTCGCGGGCTGGTTGATCACCCTGGGCAACTGGCAGTGGTTGTTCTTCTTCAACGTGCCGCTCGGCCTCGTCGCCGTGGGTCTGGCCGTGCGGAGGGTCCCCTACTACCGCCTGCGGGTCCCCAAGTCGTTCGATCTGCTCGGCCTCGTCACCGTCGTCACCAGCACCCTGTCGCTCCTGATGGCCTTCAGCCAGAGTGGAACCTGGGGGTGGACCAGTGGGAAGACCCTGGCCCTGTTCGCGCTCGGAGTCCTGTCACTGGTTGTCTTCATCGTCCGGGAGTTGAGGACGGACTCTCCCCTGCTCGACCTGCGTGTGCTCGCCAACGCCCGCTATCTGGTGACGCTGATCGTCTCGAGCATCATCACGATCAGCCTGTATTCGGGAGCGTTCCTCATCCCGGTGTTCCTGCAGCGGATCCAGGGCGTGACGCCGCTCGAGACCGGGTTGATCCTCCTCCCCGCCTCCCTGGCCATGGCGCTGCTCATGCCCCTGGTCGGCCGCGTGTACGGAACGCTCGGGCCGCGCACGCTCATGGCGGCCGGCGTCCTGCTGATCGCGGGCGGCACGTACGCCTTGAGCCATCTGACGCCGGAGATCTCACACACCTACGTGCTGTGGTGGATGCTGGTCCGTAACGTCGGCATCTCCCTGTCCACCATGCCGGCCAGCAACGCGGGCATGGAACAGATTCCCCCCAGCCTGAGCGGCCACGCCTCGTCCATCAGCAACTGGCTGCGCAACGTGTTCGGCTCGTTCTCGATCGCCATCTTCACGTCGCTCCTGTCCACCTTCGGGGCCCGGGAAGCGGCGGTGCTCATGAAGCAGGGCGTGACGGAGCCTCGTCAGCTCCAGCTGTTCGCGTTCGTGGAGAGCATCAACGACGTCTACCTGGTCGCCACGCTCATCACACTGGCCGCACTGCCACTCAGCTTGTGGGTCCGCCCCCAGCCGGCGGGCCTCGAGCCCTCCCCGCAGGCGCGGTAG
- a CDS encoding nucleotide sugar dehydrogenase encodes MRVMVSPLLEQIRRREAKVGVVGMGYVGLPLGMAFAEAGFPVMGLDVDTRKVESIGKGESYIKHIPSAPLKELTGAGKLKATTDFSKAREMDCIIICVPTPLTASREPDMSYIIKTGEALAPHVRPGQLFILESTTYPGTTDEVLKPLLEKNGLKAGVDFHLAFSPEREDPGNKSFNTKTIPKIVGGHTPACLEVAQALYASALKETVAVSSTRVAELAKLLENIFRCVNIAMVNEMKMLCDRMNIDVWEVINAAATKPFGFMPFYPGPGLGGHCIPIDPFYLTWKAREYEFHTKFIELAGEVNTQMPYYVVTRTMEALNKNKKTLNGAKVLCLGAAYKKDIDDMRESPSLRVISLLKEKGAEVDYHDPYVPRLEEGHGFHYTMQSVPLTPETISKYDAVVILTDHSSIDYAMVVKQAPVVVDTRNACKNIGPGREKVTKA; translated from the coding sequence ATGCGCGTCATGGTGAGCCCGCTGCTGGAGCAGATCCGCCGGCGGGAGGCGAAGGTGGGCGTGGTGGGGATGGGCTACGTGGGTCTTCCGCTGGGTATGGCGTTCGCGGAGGCCGGCTTCCCCGTGATGGGGCTCGACGTGGACACGCGGAAGGTGGAGAGCATCGGCAAGGGGGAGAGCTACATCAAGCACATCCCCAGCGCTCCGCTGAAGGAGCTGACGGGCGCGGGCAAGCTGAAGGCCACGACGGACTTCTCGAAGGCCCGGGAGATGGACTGCATCATCATCTGCGTGCCCACGCCGCTGACGGCGTCGCGTGAGCCGGACATGAGCTACATCATCAAGACGGGCGAGGCGCTCGCGCCCCACGTCCGGCCCGGGCAGCTCTTCATCCTGGAGTCCACGACGTATCCGGGGACCACGGACGAGGTGCTCAAGCCGCTGCTGGAGAAGAACGGCCTGAAGGCGGGCGTGGACTTCCACCTGGCCTTCAGCCCCGAGCGCGAGGATCCGGGCAACAAGAGCTTCAACACGAAGACGATCCCGAAGATCGTCGGTGGCCACACGCCGGCGTGCCTCGAGGTGGCGCAGGCGCTGTACGCGAGCGCCCTGAAGGAGACGGTGGCGGTGTCCTCCACGCGCGTGGCCGAGCTGGCCAAGCTGCTGGAGAACATCTTCCGGTGCGTGAACATCGCCATGGTCAACGAGATGAAGATGCTCTGCGACCGGATGAACATCGACGTGTGGGAGGTCATCAACGCGGCGGCGACGAAGCCCTTCGGCTTCATGCCCTTCTATCCGGGTCCGGGCCTGGGCGGTCACTGCATCCCCATCGACCCGTTCTACCTGACGTGGAAGGCGCGTGAGTACGAGTTCCACACCAAGTTCATCGAGCTGGCGGGCGAGGTGAACACGCAGATGCCGTACTACGTGGTCACCCGGACCATGGAGGCGCTCAACAAGAACAAGAAGACGCTCAACGGCGCGAAGGTGCTGTGCCTGGGCGCGGCGTACAAGAAGGACATCGACGACATGCGCGAGAGCCCGAGCCTCCGGGTCATCTCGCTGCTCAAGGAGAAGGGCGCCGAGGTCGACTACCACGACCCGTACGTCCCTCGCCTCGAGGAGGGCCACGGCTTCCACTACACCATGCAGTCGGTGCCGCTGACCCCGGAGACGATCAGCAAGTACGACGCGGTGGTCATCCTCACGGACCACTCGAGCATCGACTACGCCATGGTGGTGAAGCAGGCGCCGGTGGTCGTCGACACCCGCAACGCCTGCAAGAACATCGGGCCCGGCCGCGAGAAGGTGACCAAGGCCTGA